One part of the Sporosarcina ureae genome encodes these proteins:
- the spoIIP gene encoding stage II sporulation protein P produces the protein MKKTLQIWMSVIFVLFIFPVVLQYIPKQPTIPTALSLKEPSTIVYASNVLEEDIRPKVKGNVLIYSTHSHEAYEPITKAADGKVAVSHHSENIIKVGARLKENLISHGLGAEQLDIDIVKIMQQKKIPYHRSYAAIRPYVEKKVNEQSYDLVIDMHRDSLGPSKTTITHAGQRYAKVAFVIGRDHPYYERNLAKAKQLKSEMEKIVPGITREIIIKGGRGVDGKYNQDLNTSIILIEMGGVGNTEMEINQTISVVGESISAMMIVQ, from the coding sequence ATGAAAAAAACTTTGCAAATCTGGATGAGCGTTATTTTTGTATTGTTCATCTTCCCTGTCGTACTGCAGTACATTCCTAAACAGCCGACCATCCCCACTGCCCTCTCGTTAAAGGAACCAAGCACAATAGTTTACGCATCCAATGTATTGGAAGAGGATATTCGTCCTAAAGTGAAAGGTAATGTTTTAATTTATTCGACTCATTCACATGAAGCGTATGAACCGATTACGAAAGCAGCGGATGGTAAAGTTGCAGTGTCTCATCATTCGGAGAATATAATAAAAGTGGGCGCGCGGCTAAAAGAGAATTTAATATCACATGGCCTTGGGGCAGAACAGCTCGATATCGATATTGTGAAAATTATGCAACAAAAGAAGATACCGTATCATCGCTCGTATGCTGCGATCAGGCCGTATGTGGAAAAGAAGGTTAACGAACAATCTTATGATTTAGTCATCGACATGCACAGGGATTCGCTCGGTCCTTCTAAAACGACCATAACGCACGCTGGTCAACGCTATGCAAAAGTGGCATTTGTCATTGGAAGAGACCACCCGTATTACGAACGGAACTTGGCCAAAGCGAAGCAATTGAAAAGTGAAATGGAAAAAATAGTGCCGGGTATCACGCGAGAGATTATCATCAAAGGTGGCCGTGGAGTAGATGGTAAATACAATCAAGATTTAAATACAAGCATCATTTTGATCGAAATGGGTGGAGTAGGTAATACTGAAATGGAAATCAATCAAACGATATCTGTCGTTGGTGAATCTATTTCCGCTATGATGATCGTGCAATAA
- the prmA gene encoding 50S ribosomal protein L11 methyltransferase produces MKWSEVSVHTTHEATEAVANILHEAGASGVVIEDSEEFDKERVDQFGEIYALDKDDFPNEGVIIKAYLPVTSFINETVENLELEIEGLRQFSLNPGRFTIGITEVDEEDWANSWKQYFHPVKISKRFTIVPTWEEYTPVESDELIIELDPGMAFGTGTHPTTVLCLQALEKYLEPNQTIVDVGTGSGVLAIGAALLGAKHITALDLDEVAVRAAEENVTYNHVDDRITVLKGNLLDSIEEAPDLIIANILADVIMSFSQDAYQLVKPGGLFITSGIIGAKRDEVRNDLIAQGFEILETVLMEDWVVIIARKGSE; encoded by the coding sequence GTGAAATGGTCTGAAGTTTCCGTCCACACGACGCATGAAGCAACTGAGGCAGTCGCAAATATCTTGCATGAAGCAGGAGCGAGCGGAGTTGTCATTGAGGACTCTGAAGAATTTGATAAAGAGCGAGTGGATCAATTTGGCGAAATATATGCACTAGATAAAGATGATTTTCCTAACGAAGGAGTCATCATCAAAGCGTATTTGCCTGTCACTAGTTTCATCAACGAAACAGTTGAAAACCTTGAACTGGAAATAGAAGGCCTTCGTCAGTTTTCATTAAATCCTGGTCGCTTTACTATTGGCATTACAGAAGTAGATGAAGAAGATTGGGCCAACTCATGGAAACAATACTTCCATCCTGTGAAAATATCGAAGCGATTCACGATTGTCCCTACATGGGAAGAGTATACCCCGGTGGAATCGGATGAATTGATCATTGAACTAGATCCCGGTATGGCTTTTGGAACAGGTACACACCCTACTACGGTCCTTTGTTTGCAAGCTCTCGAAAAGTATCTTGAACCTAACCAGACAATTGTCGATGTAGGAACTGGTTCGGGCGTGCTTGCGATTGGTGCTGCTTTACTTGGTGCCAAACACATTACAGCACTTGACCTAGATGAAGTAGCTGTTCGCGCTGCAGAAGAAAATGTTACGTATAACCATGTGGATGATCGCATTACGGTCTTGAAAGGCAATCTTCTCGATTCTATCGAAGAGGCACCGGACTTGATTATTGCGAATATTTTAGCGGACGTTATCATGTCGTTTTCTCAAGATGCCTATCAACTTGTCAAACCAGGTGGCTTATTCATCACGTCGGGGATCATTGGAGCCAAACGCGATGAAGTGCGTAATGATCTAATCGCACAAGGTTTTGAGATTTTGGAAACGGTTCTCATGGAAGACTGGGTAGTCATCATCGCGCGCAAAGGTAGTGAATAA
- the grpE gene encoding nucleotide exchange factor GrpE — translation MKENEKFEEHLDENLSEDEQELTEASDQPEVEEVVEVLTTEQELEKKIDELTKALEEEEGKKLRVLADMENVKRRAALDYQTLQTYRAQNVMVNILPVLDNFERALAVEAKEEETKALLTGMEMVYRSLVEALKSDGLEEIEALDQEFDPNFHQAVMTGNEEEKDSGIVLEELQKGYKLKERVLRPSMVKVNE, via the coding sequence GTGAAAGAAAACGAAAAGTTTGAAGAGCATCTAGATGAAAATCTTTCCGAAGATGAGCAAGAGCTTACTGAAGCGTCAGATCAGCCAGAGGTTGAAGAAGTCGTGGAAGTACTCACTACAGAACAAGAACTTGAGAAAAAAATAGATGAATTAACGAAAGCTCTTGAAGAAGAAGAGGGTAAGAAATTACGCGTATTGGCGGATATGGAAAACGTCAAAAGACGAGCTGCACTCGACTATCAAACGTTGCAAACATACCGTGCACAAAATGTAATGGTGAATATTTTGCCTGTACTGGATAACTTCGAACGTGCACTTGCGGTTGAAGCAAAAGAAGAAGAGACGAAGGCCCTCTTAACAGGGATGGAAATGGTCTATCGTTCATTAGTAGAAGCGTTAAAATCTGACGGACTCGAAGAAATTGAAGCACTTGATCAAGAATTCGATCCAAACTTCCATCAGGCAGTGATGACAGGCAATGAAGAAGAGAAAGATTCTGGAATTGTTTTGGAAGAACTGCAAAAAGGATATAAACTTAAAGAGCGTGTACTTCGACCATCCATGGTTAAAGTAAACGAATAA
- the gpr gene encoding GPR endopeptidase, giving the protein MSEINYYRTDLIDESDEFVRHQTDQEEKKLKEMSGIRVEEQTIGRIKATTVKVTAEGEEEIGKAKGTYITLTIPTLAVHEIDEIQTLCELVVEKMDTLIKEKIPGDVKKVLCVGLGNREITPDAVGPAVMDYVKEVIPDYYEADESGVMVYAPGVTIQTGLETASFVKAIVDQSKPDLLLVVDALAARSSARLCRTIQLTDTGIHPGSGVGNSRKELSEKSLGIPVIAIGVPTVVDGPVLVADAIDTMFGYIATKIEEDSMPSSKLSTGRYPQRITKDADRTALGPIFGDWSSWTHEERIKLFEEVLTNQELSTFISPKEIDSWVANYATALSSSLISWIHKVNT; this is encoded by the coding sequence ATGAGCGAAATCAACTACTATCGAACGGATTTAATTGATGAAAGTGATGAGTTTGTCAGGCATCAGACAGATCAAGAAGAAAAGAAATTGAAGGAAATGTCCGGAATACGTGTCGAAGAACAAACAATTGGTCGAATTAAAGCAACTACGGTAAAAGTGACAGCAGAAGGTGAGGAAGAAATCGGGAAAGCGAAAGGTACATATATTACGCTGACGATTCCGACACTTGCTGTTCACGAAATCGATGAGATTCAAACATTATGTGAACTTGTGGTCGAAAAAATGGACACCTTAATTAAAGAAAAAATACCGGGAGACGTAAAGAAAGTGTTATGTGTCGGTCTCGGTAACCGAGAAATTACGCCTGATGCTGTTGGGCCCGCTGTTATGGATTATGTGAAAGAAGTGATACCTGATTATTACGAAGCAGATGAAAGTGGTGTGATGGTTTATGCACCGGGGGTAACGATTCAGACGGGTTTAGAAACTGCGTCCTTCGTAAAAGCAATCGTCGATCAAAGTAAGCCGGATCTGTTACTCGTCGTCGATGCTCTTGCTGCGAGAAGTAGCGCAAGGCTTTGCCGTACGATTCAGCTAACAGATACGGGTATTCATCCGGGCTCAGGTGTAGGGAACAGCCGCAAAGAGTTATCAGAAAAAAGTCTCGGCATCCCCGTCATTGCGATAGGCGTGCCGACAGTAGTGGACGGCCCTGTACTCGTGGCGGATGCGATTGACACGATGTTTGGCTATATCGCAACGAAAATTGAAGAGGATAGTATGCCTTCGTCTAAACTCTCAACGGGTCGTTATCCTCAACGCATCACAAAAGATGCAGATCGCACAGCGCTTGGACCTATATTCGGTGATTGGTCATCATGGACGCATGAAGAACGAATTAAATTATTTGAAGAAGTACTGACCAATCAGGAGTTGTCGACATTTATATCGCCAAAAGAAATTGATTCGTGGGTAGCGAACTACGCCACGGCATTGTCTTCTTCATTAATTAGTTGGATTCATAAAGTAAATACGTGA
- the hrcA gene encoding heat-inducible transcriptional repressor HrcA produces MLTNRQLLILQLTVKDFIESAQPVGSRQLSKKPEAPFSSATIRNDMADLEDMGYLEKTHTSSGRVPSEKGYRFFVDHLLQPQALGLEDSLQLRTVFQEKVGESEELIRKSATILSDLTNYTSILLGPDTSTHAVKKFSIVPLDQQRAVAIIVTDNGHVENRIFDVPPGLTASEIEKTVNILNERLIGTSLVQLQKKLQLEAKHVFEQHIHQAEQLFSSLQQAMAVEPEEQLYFGGKLNMWKQPEFHDFQKMQSFFELIEKGNPAMGLFKNNEQGIQVRIGSENNVIEMEDYSVITSTYSAGENMEGSIAIIGPKRMDYGRVITLLDILSSDLSSALHRLTIGQDGNGRQDT; encoded by the coding sequence ATGTTGACAAACAGACAATTGCTCATACTACAATTGACAGTGAAAGATTTTATTGAGTCTGCTCAACCTGTTGGTTCCAGACAACTGTCAAAGAAACCGGAAGCGCCATTTAGTTCGGCAACCATTCGGAATGACATGGCGGATCTGGAAGATATGGGTTATCTAGAAAAGACTCACACATCATCTGGAAGAGTGCCTTCAGAAAAAGGCTATAGGTTCTTTGTGGATCATTTATTACAGCCACAAGCCCTAGGTCTTGAAGACAGCTTGCAGTTGCGTACAGTGTTTCAGGAAAAAGTCGGAGAGTCTGAGGAATTGATACGGAAGTCCGCAACGATTTTATCGGACTTGACGAATTATACGTCCATTCTACTTGGACCTGATACTTCTACGCATGCCGTCAAGAAATTCTCTATAGTTCCACTTGATCAACAGCGAGCAGTGGCAATTATCGTAACAGATAATGGACATGTGGAAAATCGGATTTTCGATGTACCACCTGGCCTCACTGCTTCGGAAATTGAGAAGACGGTAAATATTTTAAATGAACGCCTAATCGGCACATCGCTTGTGCAGTTGCAGAAAAAATTGCAGCTCGAGGCGAAACATGTATTTGAACAGCATATTCACCAAGCTGAGCAACTATTCAGCTCGCTGCAGCAAGCAATGGCAGTGGAGCCTGAAGAGCAATTGTATTTCGGCGGGAAATTGAATATGTGGAAACAACCGGAATTTCACGATTTCCAAAAGATGCAATCATTTTTTGAATTGATAGAGAAAGGCAATCCTGCCATGGGGCTTTTCAAAAATAACGAGCAAGGTATACAAGTTCGTATCGGTTCAGAAAACAACGTGATTGAAATGGAAGACTACAGCGTGATTACTTCCACATACTCGGCAGGAGAGAATATGGAAGGTTCCATCGCAATTATCGGTCCGAAGCGGATGGATTACGGAAGAGTCATTACATTGCTAGACATACTTAGCAGTGATCTATCTTCTGCACTACATCGGTTAACCATCGGGCAAGACGGGAACGGGAGGCAAGACACGTGA
- the hemW gene encoding radical SAM family heme chaperone HemW yields the protein MRGVYIHIPFCQQICHYCDFNKVFLKNQPVDRYIEAIGKEFYYMKEAGHSFEEVETVFLGGGTPTALSVEQLDRLLTIVSQYIDVTTLKEFTTEANPDDLSEGQLSILKEKGVNRLSIGVQTFNERLLKQIGRTHSNEDVERVIAAARSVGFENISIDLMYSLPTQTVSEWEETLDRALALDLPHYSAYSLIVEPKTVFYNRMVKGKLPLPGEDVEAEMFEMVIERMNAAGREQYEISNFAKPGYPSFHNLIYWENSQYAGIGAGAHGYLGKERYSNVGPLMHYIDHLEEGKLPRKDVHEVTLAESMEEEMFLGLRIVEGVSMQEFQKKFNRPIKEVFGKPIEKLQQQGLLHIDGDLLRLTRKGVFLGNTVFQEFLLGD from the coding sequence ATGCGGGGAGTGTATATCCATATACCGTTTTGCCAGCAAATTTGTCATTACTGTGATTTTAATAAAGTGTTTTTGAAAAACCAGCCGGTCGATCGATATATCGAAGCGATTGGTAAAGAGTTTTATTATATGAAAGAAGCCGGCCATTCATTTGAAGAAGTGGAAACGGTATTCTTAGGTGGTGGCACGCCAACAGCGCTTAGCGTCGAACAACTTGACCGGTTACTGACGATTGTTTCACAGTACATAGATGTGACAACGTTAAAAGAATTCACAACCGAAGCAAATCCTGACGACCTGTCAGAAGGACAACTATCTATTTTGAAAGAAAAAGGTGTCAATCGTTTATCAATCGGCGTTCAAACTTTCAATGAACGATTACTGAAGCAAATCGGACGCACGCATTCCAACGAAGACGTGGAACGTGTCATTGCGGCTGCACGGAGTGTCGGTTTCGAGAATATCAGTATCGATTTAATGTACAGCTTACCGACGCAGACTGTAAGCGAATGGGAAGAGACGCTCGATCGGGCATTGGCGCTTGATTTGCCGCATTACTCCGCCTATTCATTAATTGTTGAACCAAAAACGGTATTTTACAATCGAATGGTTAAAGGGAAATTACCGTTGCCTGGAGAAGATGTCGAAGCTGAAATGTTTGAGATGGTCATTGAACGCATGAATGCAGCAGGCAGGGAACAATATGAAATCAGCAACTTCGCAAAACCTGGATATCCTTCGTTTCATAACTTGATTTATTGGGAAAACTCCCAATATGCAGGTATTGGTGCAGGTGCTCACGGCTATCTCGGCAAAGAACGCTATTCAAACGTAGGTCCGTTAATGCACTATATCGACCACTTAGAAGAAGGCAAGTTACCTCGCAAGGACGTTCATGAAGTGACACTGGCAGAATCAATGGAAGAAGAAATGTTCCTTGGTTTGCGAATAGTTGAAGGAGTTTCTATGCAGGAATTCCAGAAGAAATTCAACCGACCGATCAAAGAAGTATTCGGTAAACCGATTGAAAAACTGCAACAACAAGGGCTGCTTCACATCGATGGTGATCTTCTACGCCTGACACGAAAAGGTGTTTTTCTAGGGAATACAGTGTTTCAAGAATTTTTATTAGGCGATTGA
- the lepA gene encoding translation elongation factor 4, which translates to MNQEQRAARQKNIRNFSIIAHIDHGKSTLADRILEKTEIVKTRNMKSQSLDSMDLERERGITIKLNAVQLVYTAKNGEDYTFHLIDTPGHVDFTYEVSRSLAACEGAILVVDAAQGIEAQTLANVYLALDNDLEILPVINKIDLPAADPERVKKEIEEVIGLDASEAVLASAKAGIGIEEILEQIVEKVPAPEGDPEAPLKALIFDSHYDQYKGVIVNIRIVQGKVKPGDKIRMMATGKEFEVLETGVFTPTISPRDELTVGDVGFLSASIKTVGDTQVGDTITLANDPADEALPGYRRMNPMVFCGLYPIDTSKYNDLREALEKLELNDSALEYEPETSQALGFGYRCGFLGLLHMEIIQERIEREFNIDLITTAPSVIYKVNLTDGSTMNVDNPSMMPSAQKVDFVEEPYVKASVMVPNDYVGAVMELCQRKRGDFITMDYMDSTRVNIIYELPLAEIVYDFFDQLKSSTKGYASLDYELIGYKRSKLVKMDILLNGENVDALSFIVHNDFSYERGKAIVEKLKSLIPRQQFEVPVQAAIGQKIVARSTIKSMGKNVLAKCYGGDISRKRKLLDKQKEGKKKMKQVGSVEVPQEAFMAVLKMDED; encoded by the coding sequence ATGAATCAAGAGCAGAGAGCAGCACGTCAAAAAAACATCCGAAATTTTTCTATCATCGCCCATATCGACCATGGAAAGTCCACGCTGGCTGATAGGATTTTAGAAAAAACGGAAATAGTGAAAACACGTAATATGAAATCGCAATCATTGGATTCGATGGACCTGGAACGTGAACGCGGGATTACCATTAAATTGAATGCCGTTCAATTGGTATATACGGCAAAGAATGGTGAAGACTACACGTTTCACTTGATCGACACACCAGGACACGTCGATTTCACATATGAAGTATCGAGAAGTTTGGCAGCTTGTGAAGGCGCTATTTTGGTTGTAGACGCTGCACAAGGTATCGAAGCCCAAACATTGGCGAACGTCTACTTGGCGCTAGATAATGATTTGGAAATCTTACCTGTCATTAATAAAATCGATTTACCGGCAGCTGATCCGGAACGTGTAAAAAAAGAAATTGAAGAAGTTATCGGATTGGATGCTTCAGAAGCGGTTTTAGCTTCAGCAAAAGCTGGAATTGGCATTGAAGAAATTCTGGAGCAAATCGTAGAAAAAGTGCCAGCACCTGAAGGAGATCCTGAAGCGCCATTAAAAGCGTTGATTTTCGACTCCCATTACGATCAGTATAAAGGCGTTATCGTCAATATCCGTATTGTTCAAGGGAAAGTAAAGCCAGGCGATAAAATTCGTATGATGGCTACAGGTAAAGAATTTGAAGTGCTTGAAACAGGAGTCTTTACTCCGACAATTTCTCCTCGCGATGAATTGACTGTAGGGGACGTAGGTTTCTTGTCTGCTTCTATTAAAACGGTAGGGGATACACAAGTCGGAGATACCATTACACTTGCCAATGACCCTGCAGATGAAGCATTACCAGGATATCGTCGTATGAATCCGATGGTGTTCTGCGGATTGTACCCAATCGATACGTCTAAATACAACGATTTGCGTGAAGCGCTTGAAAAGCTAGAACTGAATGACTCTGCACTTGAATATGAGCCAGAGACATCCCAAGCACTAGGATTCGGTTACCGCTGTGGGTTCCTCGGCCTATTGCACATGGAAATTATTCAGGAACGGATCGAACGTGAATTCAATATCGATTTGATCACAACAGCGCCAAGTGTTATATATAAAGTAAACTTAACAGATGGTTCAACGATGAATGTGGATAATCCATCGATGATGCCTTCTGCACAAAAAGTAGATTTCGTAGAAGAACCATATGTTAAAGCGTCTGTCATGGTGCCAAATGATTATGTAGGTGCTGTTATGGAACTATGTCAACGTAAGCGTGGAGATTTCATTACAATGGATTATATGGACAGCACACGTGTCAATATCATCTATGAACTGCCATTGGCGGAAATTGTCTATGATTTCTTTGACCAATTGAAATCCAGCACAAAAGGCTATGCTTCTTTGGATTATGAATTAATTGGCTATAAGCGTTCGAAACTCGTGAAGATGGATATTCTGTTGAACGGTGAAAATGTCGATGCACTGAGCTTTATTGTGCACAATGACTTCAGCTACGAGCGCGGAAAAGCAATCGTTGAAAAACTGAAGTCATTAATTCCAAGACAACAGTTCGAAGTTCCTGTTCAAGCAGCGATTGGTCAAAAAATCGTTGCGCGTTCTACTATTAAATCAATGGGTAAAAACGTTTTAGCAAAATGTTACGGTGGAGATATCTCCCGTAAACGTAAATTGCTTGATAAGCAAAAAGAAGGTAAGAAAAAAATGAAACAAGTCGGCTCGGTGGAAGTTCCACAAGAAGCGTTCATGGCTGTTTTGAAGATGGATGAAGATTAA
- the rpsT gene encoding 30S ribosomal protein S20 gives MPNIKGAIKRVKQSAAANEANSHVKASMRTAIRKADAALTNKEENAEELLRNAVKQLDTAARKGLIPKNTAARQKSRLTKKAQ, from the coding sequence ATGCCAAACATTAAAGGTGCTATCAAACGCGTGAAACAAAGTGCTGCTGCTAACGAAGCAAACTCGCACGTTAAAGCTTCTATGCGTACTGCAATCCGTAAAGCGGATGCGGCTCTTACGAATAAAGAAGAGAACGCTGAAGAACTTTTGAGAAATGCTGTGAAACAATTGGATACTGCTGCCCGTAAAGGTCTTATCCCAAAAAACACTGCTGCTCGTCAAAAATCACGTCTAACTAAAAAAGCTCAATAA
- the dnaJ gene encoding molecular chaperone DnaJ produces the protein MSKRDYYDVLGVSKSATKEEIRKAYRTLSKKFHPDLNKEADAELKFKEVTEAFEVLSDENKRAEYDQFGHNGPGAGFGGFGGGGGDGFGFEDIFSTFFGGSARRRDPNAPQKGNDLQYTMTVDFMDAIFGKETEIDIPREEECDTCDGTGAKKGTSVKTCTECNGSGEISFAQNTPFGQVVNRRTCPTCQGTGKIIPEKCETCRGKGRVTKNKVIKVTIPAGVDQGQRLRVGGQGEAGINGGPPGDLYIVFNVRPHKRFIREEDDIILELNLTFPQASLGDELEVQTVHGKVKLKIPAGTQNGTTFRLRGKGVPNVHGHGTGDQHVIIKVTTPKKMTERQKELLREFASIEGESPDEYSSSFFDKIKRTFKGE, from the coding sequence ATGAGTAAACGAGATTACTATGATGTGCTAGGCGTTTCTAAATCTGCAACGAAAGAAGAAATCCGCAAAGCATATCGTACACTTTCTAAAAAGTTCCATCCGGACTTGAACAAAGAAGCGGATGCAGAATTGAAATTCAAAGAGGTAACAGAAGCATTTGAAGTATTAAGCGACGAGAATAAGAGAGCCGAATACGATCAATTCGGACATAATGGACCAGGTGCCGGATTTGGTGGATTCGGTGGCGGTGGTGGAGATGGCTTCGGTTTCGAAGATATTTTCAGCACGTTCTTCGGCGGTAGTGCAAGAAGAAGAGATCCAAATGCCCCACAAAAAGGTAATGACTTGCAATATACGATGACAGTCGACTTCATGGACGCTATTTTTGGTAAAGAAACTGAAATTGATATTCCACGTGAAGAAGAATGTGATACATGTGACGGTACAGGTGCTAAAAAAGGCACAAGCGTCAAAACATGTACGGAATGTAATGGATCGGGCGAGATTTCATTTGCTCAAAACACGCCATTCGGTCAAGTGGTCAATCGCAGAACATGTCCTACATGTCAGGGAACAGGTAAAATCATTCCTGAAAAATGTGAAACATGCCGAGGTAAAGGCCGCGTAACGAAAAACAAAGTCATTAAAGTAACCATTCCTGCTGGTGTAGACCAAGGCCAACGTCTGCGTGTAGGCGGTCAAGGTGAAGCGGGTATAAATGGAGGACCTCCTGGAGACTTATATATCGTCTTTAATGTACGTCCACATAAACGTTTCATTCGTGAAGAAGATGATATTATCCTGGAATTGAACTTGACGTTCCCACAAGCATCACTCGGAGACGAGCTCGAAGTTCAAACAGTACACGGCAAAGTAAAGTTGAAAATTCCGGCTGGTACACAAAACGGTACGACTTTCCGCCTTCGAGGCAAAGGAGTTCCGAACGTACACGGTCACGGTACAGGCGATCAACATGTCATCATCAAAGTAACAACACCGAAAAAGATGACAGAGCGACAAAAAGAATTATTGCGTGAGTTCGCATCAATCGAAGGGGAATCACCAGATGAGTATTCCAGCTCATTCTTCGATAAAATTAAACGCACTTTTAAAGGTGAATGA
- the dnaK gene encoding molecular chaperone DnaK → MSKIIGIDLGTTNSVVAVYEGGEAKVIPNPEGNRTSPSVVAFKNGERQVGEVAKRQSITNPNTIMSVKRHMGTDFKVEVDGKEYSPQEVSAMILQYMKGYAEEYLGEKVTKAVVTVPAYFNDAQRQATKDAGTIAGLEVERIINEPTAAALAYGLDKTEEDQTILVYDLGGGTFDVSILELGDGVFQVRSTAGDNKLGGDDFDDIIMDYLVQEFRKENSIDLSKDKMAMQRLKDAAEKAKKDLSGVTSTSISLPFITAGEAGPLHMEITLTRGKFDELTADLVERSMIPTRQALKDADLSAAEIDRVILVGGSTRIPAVQEAIKKVTGKEPFKGVNPDEVVAMGAAVQGSILTGDVKDVVLLDVTPLSLGIETMGSVFTKLIDRNTTIPTSKSQVFSTAADNQPAVDIHVLQGERPMATDNKTLGRFQLTDIPPAPRGVPQIEVTFDIDKNGIVNVKAKDMGTQKEQNITIQSSSGLSDEEIDQMVKDAEAHAEDDKKRKEEAELRNEADQLVFMAEKTLKDLEGKVDEAEVKEAEAALEELKAANESGDLEEIRTKKEKLDELVQALSVKLYEQAAAEAQAAQGDAQPGQEDDGVVDADFEEVEDDKDTK, encoded by the coding sequence ATGAGTAAAATTATTGGTATTGACTTAGGAACAACAAACTCAGTAGTAGCAGTATATGAAGGCGGAGAAGCGAAAGTAATTCCGAATCCTGAAGGTAACAGAACGTCACCATCCGTTGTCGCATTCAAAAACGGCGAAAGACAAGTTGGGGAAGTAGCTAAACGTCAATCGATCACAAACCCGAACACAATTATGTCTGTTAAAAGACATATGGGTACGGACTTTAAAGTAGAAGTAGACGGCAAAGAATATTCTCCACAAGAAGTTTCAGCTATGATCCTTCAATACATGAAAGGCTACGCTGAAGAATACTTGGGCGAAAAAGTAACGAAGGCTGTTGTTACAGTGCCTGCGTACTTTAACGATGCACAGCGTCAAGCAACAAAAGATGCTGGTACAATTGCGGGTCTTGAAGTAGAGCGTATCATCAACGAGCCAACAGCAGCTGCACTTGCTTACGGTTTGGATAAGACAGAAGAAGATCAAACAATTCTAGTATATGACCTAGGTGGCGGTACGTTTGACGTATCTATCCTTGAACTAGGTGACGGAGTATTCCAAGTACGTTCAACAGCAGGTGACAATAAACTTGGTGGAGACGACTTCGATGATATTATTATGGATTACTTAGTACAAGAATTCCGTAAAGAAAACTCCATTGATCTTTCTAAAGATAAAATGGCTATGCAACGTCTGAAAGATGCAGCTGAAAAAGCGAAGAAGGATTTGTCAGGTGTAACATCTACTTCAATCTCTCTTCCGTTCATTACAGCTGGAGAAGCAGGACCTCTACACATGGAAATCACTTTAACTCGCGGTAAATTCGATGAGTTGACAGCGGACCTAGTAGAACGTTCTATGATCCCGACTCGCCAAGCGCTTAAAGACGCAGATCTTTCAGCAGCTGAAATCGATCGCGTAATCTTAGTTGGTGGATCTACACGTATTCCAGCAGTACAAGAAGCAATCAAAAAAGTAACAGGTAAAGAGCCATTCAAAGGCGTAAACCCTGATGAAGTAGTAGCAATGGGTGCAGCAGTTCAAGGCTCTATCCTTACTGGAGACGTTAAAGACGTAGTACTTCTTGACGTAACGCCTCTATCACTAGGTATCGAAACGATGGGCTCTGTTTTCACTAAGCTAATCGACCGCAACACGACAATCCCTACAAGCAAATCACAAGTGTTCTCTACAGCGGCAGACAACCAGCCAGCAGTAGATATCCACGTATTGCAAGGTGAGCGTCCGATGGCGACTGACAATAAAACATTAGGTCGTTTCCAATTGACGGATATTCCACCAGCACCACGTGGCGTTCCACAAATCGAAGTAACATTCGATATCGACAAAAACGGTATTGTAAATGTTAAAGCGAAAGATATGGGTACACAAAAAGAACAAAACATCACGATCCAGTCTAGTTCAGGCCTTTCTGATGAAGAGATCGATCAAATGGTTAAAGACGCAGAAGCTCACGCTGAAGATGATAAGAAGCGTAAAGAAGAAGCGGAACTTCGCAACGAAGCAGATCAGTTAGTATTCATGGCTGAAAAGACACTTAAAGACCTAGAAGGTAAAGTGGATGAAGCAGAAGTGAAAGAAGCTGAAGCGGCATTGGAAGAATTGAAAGCTGCTAATGAATCTGGAGATCTTGAAGAAATTCGTACGAAGAAAGAAAAACTTGACGAATTAGTACAAGCTCTATCTGTAAAACTATATGAGCAAGCTGCTGCAGAAGCACAAGCTGCACAAGGTGATGCACAACCAGGCCAAGAAGATGATGGTGTAGTGGACGCAGATTTCGAAGAAGTAGAAGACGACAAAGACACTAAATAA